Proteins from a genomic interval of Niabella soli DSM 19437:
- a CDS encoding MarR family winged helix-turn-helix transcriptional regulator, translating to MEVLNNIVFYSLDKAIKSYRQFAQKQLKAAGFTITIDQWLVLKAIEEDNSISQQEIAARVFKDVASITRIIELLVTNNLLSRHFHPADRRRFELKLTPEGKKTMENLKPYIQANRKKALKGIAAGDISRLQKTLDQIIKNVSS from the coding sequence GTGGAAGTACTGAATAATATTGTTTTCTATAGCCTTGATAAGGCAATAAAAAGTTATCGCCAATTTGCTCAAAAACAGTTAAAAGCTGCGGGATTTACGATTACTATCGACCAATGGCTGGTATTGAAAGCGATTGAAGAAGACAATAGCATCAGCCAGCAGGAGATTGCCGCGCGGGTGTTTAAGGATGTGGCTTCTATTACGCGTATCATAGAATTGCTCGTAACGAATAATTTATTGTCCAGGCACTTTCATCCTGCAGACAGAAGACGTTTTGAATTGAAGCTTACCCCCGAAGGAAAGAAAACGATGGAAAATTTAAAACCTTATATACAGGCCAACCGGAAGAAAGCGTTAAAAGGCATCGCTGCCGGTGACATCAGCCGGCTTCAAAAAACGCTTGACCAGATCATCAAAAACGTATCATCATAA
- a CDS encoding cupin domain-containing protein, translating to MKRGKFIAGIFASIPLLSFAKRKATVRMRTGNPFKVNAGAARFGTHYKMKGVTLNTLDIKISGKDTDNDLAVFEQTGQTRDGGPPLHIHIDQDEWFFVTEGEYLFQCGDEKFYLKTGDTIFLPRNIPHAFVQLTEKARTLVSYMPAGKMEAFFAATDQWITPPSKAEIAKVFAEHGMQVVGGPLKADR from the coding sequence CCCTTACTGTCATTTGCAAAGCGCAAAGCAACAGTTCGTATGCGTACCGGCAACCCGTTTAAAGTAAACGCGGGTGCGGCCCGGTTTGGCACGCACTATAAAATGAAGGGGGTAACCCTTAACACACTTGATATCAAAATTTCAGGAAAAGATACAGACAATGACCTTGCCGTTTTTGAACAAACGGGCCAAACCCGTGATGGCGGACCGCCCCTGCATATACATATCGACCAGGATGAATGGTTTTTTGTGACTGAAGGTGAATATCTATTTCAGTGCGGCGATGAAAAATTTTATTTGAAGACGGGCGATACTATTTTCCTGCCCCGGAATATTCCTCATGCATTTGTACAGCTTACGGAGAAAGCCAGGACCCTCGTATCTTATATGCCTGCGGGAAAAATGGAAGCTTTCTTTGCTGCCACGGATCAATGGATTACTCCGCCCTCGAAAGCAGAGATTGCCAAAGTGTTTGCTGAGCATGGAATGCAGGTTGTTGGCGGGCCGCTGAAGGCGGACCGGTAA
- a CDS encoding DUF4142 domain-containing protein, whose amino-acid sequence MKTITTLKWLSAALMSALLLPLSSFAQNAPKLTDPEIASVAVTANQIDVNYATIAQRKSKDAAVLNFAKTMKTDHLGVIAMATKLVQKLHVTPRTNAVTKSLLEGEKKTKATLNSKAGKAFNKAYIDNEVVYHEAVINAVENVLIPQAQNAELKALLTNILPALRTHLEHAKMVQKELK is encoded by the coding sequence ATGAAAACAATAACAACCCTAAAATGGCTATCAGCGGCGCTGATGAGCGCATTATTATTACCCCTGAGCAGTTTTGCGCAAAATGCGCCGAAGCTCACCGACCCGGAAATAGCGTCAGTAGCGGTAACTGCCAACCAGATTGATGTAAACTACGCAACCATTGCACAACGAAAATCCAAGGATGCCGCCGTTCTCAATTTTGCCAAAACCATGAAGACAGATCACCTTGGGGTAATTGCCATGGCCACCAAGCTGGTACAAAAGTTACACGTTACGCCCAGGACCAATGCGGTTACAAAATCCTTGCTGGAAGGTGAAAAGAAGACCAAAGCTACCTTAAACAGCAAGGCTGGCAAGGCTTTTAACAAGGCGTATATTGATAATGAAGTAGTCTATCATGAAGCGGTAATAAACGCGGTGGAAAACGTCTTAATTCCACAGGCACAAAATGCAGAACTCAAGGCTTTACTTACCAATATACTGCCAGCATTAAGAACACACCTGGAGCATGCCAAAATGGTTCAAAAAGAATTAAAATGA
- a CDS encoding plastocyanin/azurin family copper-binding protein: MLKKVLSYVWAVVLLFAIVPGCNSNPDKMQDHGADSASKSETINTASPVKQAPVVVIEQMKFVPDNITVKKGDTITFINKDIVPHDITEATEGWKSGKLDPGSSWRFAPQKDENYFCSIHVVMKGRIKVQ, encoded by the coding sequence ATGCTGAAGAAGGTTTTATCATATGTATGGGCAGTTGTTCTGCTGTTTGCCATTGTTCCCGGTTGTAATTCCAACCCGGATAAGATGCAGGACCATGGCGCCGACAGTGCTTCAAAATCAGAAACAATAAATACGGCATCCCCTGTTAAGCAGGCACCGGTAGTGGTAATTGAACAGATGAAATTTGTGCCTGATAACATTACGGTTAAGAAGGGCGATACCATTACATTTATTAATAAGGATATAGTGCCTCATGATATTACAGAGGCAACCGAAGGCTGGAAATCCGGGAAATTGGATCCCGGGAGCTCCTGGCGTTTTGCGCCGCAAAAGGATGAGAATTATTTTTGCAGCATTCATGTGGTTATGAAGGGACGGATAAAAGTGCAATAG